GACGCCGGGGCGGATGGGGAGTTTCACCGGTGGCGTTGCTTGCCACCGAACTCCTCGCGGCCGGACGCCCGGGCCGAAGACACCTGTGAAGGGTGGTTCGCCCGGGCCAAAGCCCACATTCCGTACACCTAGCCTCTGTATCTATGCCACTGGGGCCTAGAACAGGAAGATCGTGTCCATACCGAAGGTGAACTGGTCGTCGTCATCGTTCTCCAGAATTCCGGTCGGATCGCCATCAACCCAGTCCCAGCGGACTTCGGGACGAATGATCACGTTGGCATTCGGCTTGTAGTTGATGCCGCTGGTCCAAGCGTAGACGTCGTTGTCGGTGTTGAACACGCCGGCGTCCGCTTGGTACCACTCGAAACGAGTTCCCAGAGCCCAGCAGTCGTTGATCGAGTAGATCAGGTACTGGTTGATGCCGAAGGTGTCACGAACGGTCGCGCCGTCGATGTCTTCGGTGTCCAACAGGTCCGACTGGAAGATGTACTGCAGATTGTCGCTGACCGCGTAGTCGGCGACGATCGAGTGCATGTATCCGTTTTCGCCACGACCGACCGTTGCTGGCGGTCCGGGATCGACGCGGTTGATGTTGCCATCACCGAAACGTCCGCCAACGGTCGCGTAGGTGACCGTCAGGTTGTCGGTCAGACCGGCCGAAATCCCGCCCAAGAAGGCATCGCCGTTGTCTTCGAAACCGCTGTCCCAGCCCAAGACGTATCCGCCGTAGAAGGTCAGGTCATCGGTCGCGTTGTACGTCGCCAGTGCACCGGTGTGGGTGAACGGCTCGCTGTTGTACATCGTGTACGCGTGGCTGTAGAAGAAGTTGTCAGGGGCGGTAACGACTTCCCATCCGATGATGGTGTAGAAGTGACCGGCCTTGACCGACAAATCGCCGTAGCCAGCTTCAACGTACAACTGGGGCAGGGCGTGCCCGTAATCGGCACCGTTGTCCCAGCCGTTATCCCAGTGATCGTTGGCGATACCAAACGCTTGGGTGTCTTGCGAATCGGTACCGTAGATGTAATCGATGCGACCACCGATATCGAAACCACACGAGGTGTCGATCGCCTTTTCGGCGTACAACCAAGCTTGGTGCAGCTGAACTTCATCGGGACGGCTGTTGAACAGCGGCAGGGCAGCCGTGTGGTAGCCCATTTGCAACCATCCGCCGACCGAAATTCCGCCGTACTCGCCGAACAGCGTGAACGGATCGTCGTGGCAGCAGTCGCCACAAAGTCCCAGTCCGCCCAGGTTGCAGCCCAGCGAATCGCAGCCGCTGTCACATCCGCTGTCGCAACCCAGGTCGCATCCGACCGGTTCGCAACCACAGGTGATTTCGCCGCAAGGATCACAGCTGTCGCAGCTGTCGCTGAAGCAACCGACTTGAGCAATCGTGCCGTTGCCGGCCATAGCTTGCCCGGCAGTCAGGCCACAGGCCAACGCCGCCAGCATTGCAAGTTTAGAAAGTTTCATTAGTTCCGAACTCCCCATTCGTGAAACGTAGTGGTCGCAGGGCACCTTCCGTGGCACCGGGTTCTGATCGCTCGATCGATCCCCGTTGGACCCTTCACGCCCAGCTTTACGGGAAAGCCGTCGCGTCGGTCCGCGAGACAGTTGTCTCTTCGGCCAGCGGCCTGAATCACAAAGGCTGTCGGATGTGGTCCGTGACCTCGTTCGTCCGACATCGATGCAATTCTTTCCGCACCCTAACGTCAGGAATCCGTATCGACCTCCGACCGGACGCTTCAGGGATTTGTTCGAAAACTGAGCGATGATTTGGCACCGGGCGGTTCGTTCAGTACGAGCTCCGTTGACCTTGCCGATTGATCCGATTTCATCGGTTTTTCCGAGCAGCCCCAGTCTGTTTCGGGGATCGATCGACCACACCACTCCCCCTTCCTGTCGCTCCGCCTTTCGGTGATTTCGTCGTTCGGGCAAACTGTTTGCCCTAGTATGCCGTTTGATCCCCAATTTGATGCCCGAGTGATCGACCATGGCCTTTTGGCGTTCCGAAAAGAAATCCGACAAGGAATCTTCCCAGCCGACCTCGTCCACCGACGACGGTGGATCGGGAGGATTGCTGTCTCGAATGCGGGGCGGGCTGCAAAAAACACGTCGCGTCCTGAACACGGACATCCGCGACC
The Crateriforma spongiae DNA segment above includes these coding regions:
- a CDS encoding porin, yielding MLAALACGLTAGQAMAGNGTIAQVGCFSDSCDSCDPCGEITCGCEPVGCDLGCDSGCDSGCDSLGCNLGGLGLCGDCCHDDPFTLFGEYGGISVGGWLQMGYHTAALPLFNSRPDEVQLHQAWLYAEKAIDTSCGFDIGGRIDYIYGTDSQDTQAFGIANDHWDNGWDNGADYGHALPQLYVEAGYGDLSVKAGHFYTIIGWEVVTAPDNFFYSHAYTMYNSEPFTHTGALATYNATDDLTFYGGYVLGWDSGFEDNGDAFLGGISAGLTDNLTVTYATVGGRFGDGNINRVDPGPPATVGRGENGYMHSIVADYAVSDNLQYIFQSDLLDTEDIDGATVRDTFGINQYLIYSINDCWALGTRFEWYQADAGVFNTDNDVYAWTSGINYKPNANVIIRPEVRWDWVDGDPTGILENDDDDQFTFGMDTIFLF